One window of the Choristoneura fumiferana chromosome 18, NRCan_CFum_1, whole genome shotgun sequence genome contains the following:
- the LOC141438076 gene encoding methionine aminopeptidase 1D, mitochondrial isoform X2, with product MELPKKLLGSLNQFWKTNVLRFGVYDKVFPVETTPSRPVPDHIEKPEYVLQNVPLVLPEKPEVKDVNQLRGMRRSCKLASNILAQVHKSICPGITTDEIDELVHFLTVEAGAYPSPLHYKGFPKSVCTSVNNVAVHGIPDLRPLQDGDIVNVDITVYFKGFHGDCSKTFPVGKVDDRGLQLIEVTEECLNIAVKTCGPGVPFSEIGMMIFRHSRKNGLTVLPAFIGHGIGQYFHGPPDIYHTLNRYPGQMEPGMTFTIEPVLSHGSKHTLILKDGWTVVTEDGSRAAQAEHTILVTKDGAEILTK from the exons ATGGAACTACCAAAAAAACTTCTTGGTTCCCTGAACCAATTCTGGAAGACTAATGT ATTACGATTTGGAGTGTATGATAAGGTATTTCCTGTAGAAACAACTCCAAGCCGGCCTGTTCCAGACCATATTGAGAAGCCCGAGTATGTACTCCAAAATGTCCCATTGGTATTGCCAGAAAAGCCTGAAGTCAAGGATGTTAATCAGCTGAGGGGAATGCGAAGAAGCTGCAAATTAGCTTCTAATATATTAGCTCAAGTTCACAAAAGTATTTGT CCAGGGATAACAACAGACGAAATAGATGAACTCGTTCACTTTTTGACTGTTGAAGCTGGTGCATATCCCTCTCCTCTGCATTATAAAGGCTTTCCAAAGAGTGTATGCACTTCTGTCAACAATGTGGCTGTGCATGGTATACCAGATCTGAGACCATTGCAGGATGGTGATATAGTCAATGTAGATATAACA GTATATTTTAAGGGCTTCCATGGAGACTGTTCAAAGACTTTTCCTGTAGGTAAAGTGGATGATCGAGGGCTACAGCTAATCGAAGTTACCGAGGAGTGTCTCaatatt GCGGTCAAAACTTGTGGTCCTGGTGTGCCCTTCAGTGAAATTGGTATGATGATTTTTAGGCACTCGAGGAAAAATGGTCTTACAGTATTACCCGCCTTCATAGGACATGGAATCGGACAGTACTTCCATGGCCCTCCAGACATCTACCATACAT TGAATCGTTACCCTGGCCAAATGGAGCCTGGTATGACTTTCACAATAGAACCTGTGTTATCGCACGGCAGCAAGCACACATTAATTCTTAAAGATGGCTGGACTGTGGTTACGGAGGATGGGTCTAGAGCTGCTCAGGCTGAACATACTATTCTAGTCACTAAAGATGGGGCCGAGATCCTCACCAAATAG
- the LOC141438076 gene encoding methionine aminopeptidase 1D, mitochondrial isoform X1, whose product MYHQPDYASTMRVPKALNPRLQKQLLLRFGVYDKVFPVETTPSRPVPDHIEKPEYVLQNVPLVLPEKPEVKDVNQLRGMRRSCKLASNILAQVHKSICPGITTDEIDELVHFLTVEAGAYPSPLHYKGFPKSVCTSVNNVAVHGIPDLRPLQDGDIVNVDITVYFKGFHGDCSKTFPVGKVDDRGLQLIEVTEECLNIAVKTCGPGVPFSEIGMMIFRHSRKNGLTVLPAFIGHGIGQYFHGPPDIYHTLNRYPGQMEPGMTFTIEPVLSHGSKHTLILKDGWTVVTEDGSRAAQAEHTILVTKDGAEILTK is encoded by the exons ATGT ATCATCAACCAGACTACGCCTCAACGATGCGAGTTCCCAAGGCACTTAACCCAAGACTCCAAAAGCAGCTCTT ATTACGATTTGGAGTGTATGATAAGGTATTTCCTGTAGAAACAACTCCAAGCCGGCCTGTTCCAGACCATATTGAGAAGCCCGAGTATGTACTCCAAAATGTCCCATTGGTATTGCCAGAAAAGCCTGAAGTCAAGGATGTTAATCAGCTGAGGGGAATGCGAAGAAGCTGCAAATTAGCTTCTAATATATTAGCTCAAGTTCACAAAAGTATTTGT CCAGGGATAACAACAGACGAAATAGATGAACTCGTTCACTTTTTGACTGTTGAAGCTGGTGCATATCCCTCTCCTCTGCATTATAAAGGCTTTCCAAAGAGTGTATGCACTTCTGTCAACAATGTGGCTGTGCATGGTATACCAGATCTGAGACCATTGCAGGATGGTGATATAGTCAATGTAGATATAACA GTATATTTTAAGGGCTTCCATGGAGACTGTTCAAAGACTTTTCCTGTAGGTAAAGTGGATGATCGAGGGCTACAGCTAATCGAAGTTACCGAGGAGTGTCTCaatatt GCGGTCAAAACTTGTGGTCCTGGTGTGCCCTTCAGTGAAATTGGTATGATGATTTTTAGGCACTCGAGGAAAAATGGTCTTACAGTATTACCCGCCTTCATAGGACATGGAATCGGACAGTACTTCCATGGCCCTCCAGACATCTACCATACAT TGAATCGTTACCCTGGCCAAATGGAGCCTGGTATGACTTTCACAATAGAACCTGTGTTATCGCACGGCAGCAAGCACACATTAATTCTTAAAGATGGCTGGACTGTGGTTACGGAGGATGGGTCTAGAGCTGCTCAGGCTGAACATACTATTCTAGTCACTAAAGATGGGGCCGAGATCCTCACCAAATAG